GCTTGGCTCCCAGAAGAATTGGTAGTGTGTGAGCTCTCCATTCTCTCTCCATTCTCCCTCTCAACTCTAATATTGTAAGTATTTCAAATCAATCAATTCAAATTTTACTTATTTAGGGTTACAATTTGGGGGAAATCTGGTAATGTGCAATTTGGGAAATCTAATCAAGATAGACTGATTTGTAGATATCATTGAATCATTCAATGGAGGATGCGGTGCCTTCTTTTAATTCCATTCTCTTCAGTTCTTCGGCTCAATCTGCTGCCTTCGGCTCAATCTGCTGCCTTCAATAGAAGGAGTACGCCGATTCTATTGATAATGCGGTAGTGATTGAGGATTTTGAAAATTTATCAAACTGTAGAGTCAAATTTAGTTAGTTTATACTTCTGTATTGTATTTGAGGGTAAGACTCATTATTGTATTTGAAATTTTTCATTATAATATTTTAATTATTTTCATTTATTTAATTAACAAACTCAAGTCCCCCCGTACTCCGGTTCCTGGATCCGCCACTGCTTTTTATCATATATAGATTGACATCTATCTCCTCCTTTCAAAAAAAAACCTAACATGCAGGAAGCTTTCATGGGGTCGCTAAGGCGCTAATTAACTGACATCAGTTAAGGCTCGCTCGTTAATGCAGGCTACATCTTCTAATTAGTAATTCCGATTCATATTATGTACTGAACTTCATTAAAATTCACAATGGAAGTATATATGGAACTCCAAACCTGCAAGACAACAATCTAATGGACTCGGTTACAATGCCAATCTCTACATTAATTCTTCACTTCTATTAGCTTATGCAGGATCTAGGGCATACGTACGTGGGTGCATGTTGGTGCTCGGCATGAATAAGTGGTGGTATATGCATGGATCCCCTATGTTGCTCGGCAGAACCCTAGAGCATATTGGCCCGAGAGAGAGAGAGAGAGAGAGAGAGAGAGAGAGAGAGCGCGCATGCGATCGTGTTTTGGCATTTTGTGCTGCCTTCAACGTTTGTTAGCCGTTAGATTATCCCGATGGTAAAAAATCACGGCCCGGATGGACATAAATATACATATAGAAAACCCTAAAGACAAAAGCTTAAACCACCGAAAGCTTTCCAACACTTTCTTTGAAAAAAAAGAAGCTTTCCAAAACTTTTCATTATTGATTCCACTCGCAACTGCACCAGCTCCCCTCGGTCAAAAGCACGCTTGCTTGCTCGCCAGGATATAATAGAGCAACCAGATCATAATCGATCATATCCATCAGAACCACCGTATACCAATAACTCGATATCGATGCAGCCGGAAAACCAAGAACTCTACCGCTTTCTGGCCCAGAACGGCTTAATCAATGGTCACCCGTATGGATCACTTCCCGGCGGAGTTGCTAACTGTGAGTTTTCATCTTCATCTTCAGCTGTTCCATTGCAGCAGAGCTTCTGCAGCTCCTCCTCTTACTACAGTAATAAGTACGCCTTGAATAATCTGGAGGCGTCTGGGGTACTCAGTACTACTAGTACTGATACTACTACACCTCACGATCGAGCCCAAGCTGCTCTCAACAATCACAAGGAGGCCGAGAAGAGAAGGAGAGAGAGAATTAATTCACACCTCGATAAGCTTCGATCACTTCTTCCATGTAATTCCAAGGTATTTTTCGTTTATGAATGAATTTGCAATTTCGCATTTGCATCCATAAGTCGATCGATCTTGTGCTCGCTTGATCAGCTAGGGTATATGAAAATTAACTTGATGGCTTATATTTTGTTTTTATTTGTTTTTGTTTCTTTTTTTGTTGGCAAATATCTGAGTTTCTGTGTTTCTGAGATTCATCAGTCAGTCTCTTTTTTCGTCTTAGATCTGTTGACTGTCGACAAAGGCAAGTTTGCTTTGTTGACTAGTACCTACAGTACGTTTGGTTTCTCAGAAAAAGTTAAACAAAAAGGATCCTAGAATTAAATCGGAATCCTAAACTTTTCGACCATATAGTTCTTAATTGACGTTAATTAACAAAGTATATCCACGTTGAATTGCACGTATTGGATGTATTAACGGTTTGAGTACTTAATTGCAGTTAAATTATTTTCGTTTATAAACTATACTTTAGGAATGGATTCTAAGATCTTGGATTCCAACTGCTTGAAGCTTATATTAAAGATGAATATTTGCACTGTGACCACAGCAGTGTATCAGATTCAATTATTCAAATAGAAAAAAGAACCCAAAAATAGAAAAGAAAATAGAACAATGATCAATGGTAATTTGGGAAAGTTGCTTAACTTTTTCATGCATAGGGTTCTCTTATTCTTATTCTGTTTGTTGGTAACTTTTTGTAATCTCAGACAGACAAAGCATCGCTGTTAGCAAAGGTGGTCGAACGAGTGAAAGAGCTGAAACAACAAATGTCAGAAATCACAGAACTCGAAACCTTCCCTTCTGAAGCTGATGAAATCACTGTACTTTGCTCCAGTGAGGATGAGTATTCGAACAATGGAGGAATTATTTTCAAAGCCTCACTGTCCTGCGAGGACCGACCAGAACTCCTGCCTGATCTAATTGAGATACTAAAATCCCTCCATTTGAAGACACTTAAAGCTGAAATGGCAACTCTCGGAGGAAGAATTCGCAGTGTGCTTATCGTTGCCGCCGATAAGGATCACACCATCGAATCAGTTCCTTTCTTGCAGAATGCATTCAAGTCTTTATTAGAACGCTCAAACTCTAGTGAAAGATCAAAGAGGCGTCGCCGTGTTTTAGATCCAACGTTACTCGTCTAGCCTAATATCGAATTATATATACAATTTACTAGATGATTGCAATACTTTAATTTTCGATTTTCATTTTTTCTTTGATTTATATTTTATCTTGGCTTCTTTTGTGAGTTTATGTGAGTTTGTTTGATGAGAACATGAAGATGAAAATGATAAATTAATGGGGTTTTAATTAATTTCATGATTGAGTGCATNNNNNNNNNNNNNNNNNNNNNNATCATGAGACTGCTAACTTTCACCACAACTGTTCATTTGTTTGATACATTAGGCTGAGCAAACGATTTTTGTTTACATATATTGAATTTTTACAGAGGTGATCTTTATTGGTTTTCAACTTTTAAACGGTTAAAATTATGATTAATTTACATTCGTAAAAGTATGTAAACAACAGAGAGTCCGGACGCACACGTACATACTAGTCCGGACGCAAGTATTTTCCGAAGAAGAATGGTTTCAAAAGAAAAATACTTGCGTCCGGACTTGTATGTATGTGTACATCCGGACTCTTTTTATTATTTACATACTTATTTTGTCAATGTCAATCATAATCTTAATCATTCAAAATTTGAATTAACTAATAAAGATCACATCTGCAAAAAAATCAACGTGAAAAAAATCGTTTGCTTAACCGAATGAAGCAAACAAATTGACGTTTAATCATGAGACTAGTAACTTTCACTAGAACTGTCCATTTGTTTAATACAATTGACTGAGTAAACAAATTTTGTTTACATTGATTTTTGTAAATATGATATTTATTGGTTAATTCAACTTTTGAACAATTAAGATTATGTTTAACATTGATAAAAATATGTAAATAAGAGAGAGTTCGGACGCAAGTATTTTCCATTTCAAAAAACATAGCATCAACCTTCAATGGTTGTCATGAGAGAAAATATATATGTACGTGTGTCAAAGACAGGGAGGTGGTTTGAGTTTTAAGAATATGCGTGCACGATTTTAATGTCGCTAAATAACGATGTTGTATCATTCAAAAAGCTAATGTGTTGTTATCAAAGTTGCTTAAAGATACTTATTTTTCTTATTCTAGTGTTATGCAAGCTGAATTAATTAGAGGCGGGGCTTCTTATACTTGAGAAGCATTATTGAAAGTCGCGGTAGGTGTTATGTCAATGATTGAGGTTTCACGTTGGCACTAGTTGTGACCTCTTTTTTTTTCCGCTACAATGGGTCGGGTGGCTACTTGTCCCATGAGTTCAGACCATTTTCACAACCAATCAAGGGCTTGGAGGAGTGACAGTTAAGAACCTAATTTATCACAAGGATAAAGTTAGAAAAACTTTCTTGTTTAGTGAATTATTTACTCCATATGAAGTTAATACGATCGCCTGTATCACATTAAGTTTGAGAGATCCTAACGATCGATTAGTCTGACATTGTGAAATGTGGGTGTTAAGCGTTGAGAAGGGCTAAGATGACGCCAATTTCAACATCCTCTTCTACAATTTAGCGGATCGTTACTAGGCAGGTCTATGAAAGGCTAGGGTTTCGAAAAAGATATGTAGGTTGCTCAGTGATATCATTCCTACTTAGACAGCTTTCTTGAGATGTAGAGTGCAAGTAACAAATCTTAATTGTGTGATTTGCGGTATGGAAACTGAAATAAGTTGGCATGTTTTCAAGTAACGCTCTATGGTAAAATTATTCTGGTAGGACAGACCTCTGAAGTCGGTCATTTTTACACACCTGCCCATTGATCATATACGTGATTGGGTGTGATCCATATTTGATGAATCAAGCATAGATCAGCTAGATATCTTCTTCACCTCGTTATGGGCAGTATGGATAAAAAGAAACAAGACACTTTGGAAGAAAACTTTTTCAATTCAAGTTTCGTCTCAATGGGTGTTGCAGTTTTTGGGGGTTTACCAGAAATTTCATTATAAGCCTGAGAAGAAGCAGAAGTGTATGAGGGTGAAGTGGGAGTGCCCTCCAAGAGGACGGCTTAAAATCAATATATTGTTGGGTCGTATAGTGATGGAAGTGTAAGTATTGTGGTAGTTGTGAGAAATGAAGAAGGTGTAGGAATCGCAGTTGTGTTTAGGGTTTAGGGTTTAGGGAGAGGATTTATCTGAGTTCCATCGAATGTTGGATGATTGTAAGGCCTATATGCAGCTTTTCAATCAATCTGAGTTTAAGACATTTATATAGAAGCAAATGGCATAGTGTAGCAGATAGTAGCGCACCTTGCTAGCGTGGGTTTTCTAGATGATGTTTGCCTAGAGTAGACACCTGCTAGTATTCAGGATGTGCTTTACAAAGATATTAGAGATGTTTTTAATGTAGCTCGGATTTAGGTGTAATATCACCTCCTCCTCCTGCCCCCAAAGCAAAATATTTAATATTAATTTAATAAATAGAACCGGACATGAGGCACAGCCTCCCAACTAGGCTAGGTTTCATACTTTTTTTTTTAAATGAAAAAGAATGGATTCTATTTAGCGGACTTTGGCTTCTCTGCTTGGAGAAGTCTTGCTAAGATCTGCTTGGATTTCAATACTAAGCTACCACATCACCTAAAACTAATGGGTTAAATATTGTGTATAATCCATGTGGTTTGAAGTCGACATATGTTCAATCCTTATAGTTTCATTTTAATCTGAATGGTCCTTAAAGTCAGGATTTTTCTTCTAAATAATCATTCCGTCAATTTTCTTAATTAGATTGCTGACGTGACCATTAAAATTTGTAATGTTTTTAACGGCCACATCAGCATTTTAACGGAGAAAATTGACGTATTGACCATCTGGAAGGAAAATTATGACTTTAAAGACCATTCAGATTAAAATGAAAGAACAAGGACTGAACATATGTCAACTTCAAATCACAGAGACTAAACAAATTTGAATTCAAAACTAATCCAAGGGCCAACAGCGAAAAATTCACAAGAAAAAACCTGAGGCCACCCATATCAGATCAGTCTCTTCCTCTTTCTCCTTGCTTAGCTTTCTGCTCTGCCTCTAAGTTTTAATCAGGAAAACAAACTCAGTTTATGTGATTCCAGTTTCGGGAAGACGCATACATATATAAATCCTGAGATACTTAACCAAAGACGGACGCATATATATTCAGAAATGATGAAACTCTAAGAAAGAACCCAAAACATAGTTTGTTGTCACTGTGGGGTTGCTTTTGTTTTTGGTTTATGTGCTTAGTTGGTTACAAGGAGTTGTATTGTTTTGCTTGCTGAGAATGGAGGATGGCTTTAAACCTACAACCTTTTTTTTTTTTTTTTTTTTTGAACTAGGCATTGATTTGGGATGCGGTAGAGGCCAGAACCAAATGTGGCTGATAGGATTTGAATTCTTAGGGTCTTGTCTTAATTTACGTTCAAGGTTGTAAAGGATCTTTGATTTTTTTTTCTTTGACCCGCTTTGAACAAATTATGAATTTCTCATCAGAAATGCAACTTTTGATCTGGGTCTTTTTTTAGGAACCAAAAGTAAATTTGTTTTTTTTTTTTAAAGTTTATTAATAACTCACACACCCGACATATGTCGTGAGTTTTGAACTCATGACTTCAAAGTTGTCAGTTAAACACCTTAATCAATCAACTCATAGCTCACAGACAAGAGTAAATTTGTTTGAACAAGAGTAAATTTGAACAAGCGGATTTGAATCATCAAGTAAATTTTTTTTCTTGTACAGTCATCATATACATATATAAAGAGAGAGTGGGAGAGATTTCTGTATAGTTGATCCCAATGGAGGCAGAAACACCAAAATCTGAGCAGTCTCAGTCTCAGCTGAGGAACAATTTATGTGGAGAGAGAGAGAGAGAGAGAGAGAGAGAGAGAGAGAGAGAGAGAGAGANNNNNNNNNNNNNNNNNNNNGAGAGAGAGAGAGAAGAGATCTTGTAACATCTCGGAAATTCAATTTTCTATTTTTAAAAGGAAAATATTTTTTGAGCTATTTTTGTTTCAATTTCTATTATTCTTTAAACTTTTAGTAGTTTCTGAAAATTATTTAAATTTTAGTTTGTTAAATTTTGTCTTTCGAGCCCATTGGATTAAGGTAGAGGTCGTTACGAGTTCGTAAGATTTTATGGAAGCGTTTTCAGACATCAGACCTATTTTTAATGATTTTTAAAAATTGGTATTAACCAAAAATTTTATT
The window above is part of the Fragaria vesca subsp. vesca linkage group LG2, FraVesHawaii_1.0, whole genome shotgun sequence genome. Proteins encoded here:
- the LOC101313182 gene encoding transcription factor bHLH106-like, whose protein sequence is MQPENQELYRFLAQNGLINGHPYGSLPGGQSFCSSSSYYSNKYALNNLEASGVLSTTSTDTTTPHDRAQAALNNHKEAEKRRRERINSHLDKLRSLLPCNSKTDKASLLAKVVERVKELKQQMSEITELETFPSEADEITVLCSSEDEYSNNGGIIFKASLSCEDRPELLPDLIEILKSLHLKTLKAEMATLGGRIRSVLIVAADKDHTIESVPFLQNAFKSLLERSNSSERSKRRRRVLDPTLLV